A genomic region of Dickeya solani IPO 2222 contains the following coding sequences:
- the guaD gene encoding guanine deaminase, which translates to MMETIQAYRASLLHFVADPLHDPQATRFIEDGLLRVRDGRIQDAVPYDSLTEAERQSMTVIDYRGRLLMPGFIDTHIHFPQTEMIASYGEQLLSWLNTYTFPTERKFADEDYARERAAFFIQELLRHGTTSALVFATVHPQSVDALFSAAEAKNMCLIAGKVMMDRHAPDYLCDTAQQSYDESKALIEKWHRRGRLRYAVTPRFAPTSTPAQLALAGRLLREYPDVYLHTHLSENPDEIAWVKSLFPEHQHYLDVYHHHGLTGRRSVFAHAIHLQPDEVRTLAQSQSAVAFCPCSNLFLGSGLFRLHPLKAAGIRIGIGTDVGAGTSLSLLQTLSDGYKVQQLQGEKLSAREGLYQATLGSAAALSLDDRLGNFLPGKEADFVVLDWAATPLQQLRQQQSTSLDDRLFALMMQGDDRNISATYVHGECVYTRHTSS; encoded by the coding sequence ATGGAAACCATCCAGGCTTACCGCGCCAGTCTGTTGCACTTTGTCGCCGACCCGCTGCATGACCCGCAGGCCACTCGCTTTATCGAAGACGGCCTGTTGCGGGTGCGCGATGGGCGTATTCAGGATGCCGTGCCGTATGACAGCCTCACTGAGGCCGAACGCCAGTCCATGACGGTGATCGACTATCGCGGCCGGCTGCTGATGCCGGGGTTTATCGACACCCATATCCATTTTCCGCAGACGGAAATGATCGCCAGTTACGGCGAGCAGTTGCTGTCCTGGCTCAATACTTACACCTTTCCCACCGAGCGTAAGTTCGCCGACGAGGATTACGCCCGGGAGCGGGCCGCGTTTTTCATTCAGGAACTGCTGCGGCACGGCACCACCAGCGCACTGGTGTTCGCCACCGTGCACCCGCAGTCGGTTGACGCGCTGTTCAGCGCCGCCGAAGCCAAAAACATGTGCCTCATCGCCGGCAAAGTGATGATGGACCGCCATGCGCCGGACTATCTGTGCGACACCGCGCAGCAAAGCTATGACGAGAGTAAAGCGCTGATTGAAAAATGGCACCGGCGCGGGCGGTTGCGCTACGCGGTCACGCCGCGTTTTGCGCCCACCTCCACCCCGGCGCAGCTGGCGCTGGCGGGGCGACTGTTGCGGGAATACCCGGATGTGTATCTGCATACCCATCTGAGTGAAAACCCGGACGAAATCGCCTGGGTCAAATCGCTGTTTCCCGAACATCAACATTACCTTGATGTTTACCACCACCACGGTCTGACCGGACGCCGTTCGGTGTTTGCCCATGCCATCCATCTGCAGCCTGATGAAGTCCGCACGCTGGCGCAAAGCCAGTCCGCCGTGGCGTTTTGCCCCTGCTCCAATCTGTTTCTGGGCAGCGGCCTGTTTCGGCTGCATCCGCTAAAGGCCGCGGGGATTCGCATCGGAATCGGCACCGACGTCGGCGCCGGCACCAGCCTGTCGCTGCTGCAAACCCTCAGCGACGGCTACAAAGTGCAGCAGTTGCAAGGAGAAAAACTCTCGGCACGCGAAGGGTTGTATCAGGCCACGCTGGGCAGCGCCGCCGCACTGTCGCTGGATGACCGGCTGGGTAACTTTCTGCCGGGCAAAGAAGCCGATTTCGTGGTGCTGGACTGGGCCGCCACCCCACTGCAACAGTTGCGCCAGCAACAATCCACCTCGCTGGACGATCGGCTGTTCGCTCTGATGATGCAAGGTGACGACCGAAACATCAGCGCCACTTATGTGCATGGCGAATGCGTCTATACTCGTCATACGTCAAGTTGA
- a CDS encoding diguanylate cyclase domain-containing protein, protein MTSPCHRCSEEQQDILARMLNIFDTQPAEELPRLTRITRTFFQVKSVVISLVNNERQWFLSKANFPLQEPSIEFSFCVHTVSANAPLIIPDTLLDERFATNPMVTGDDPIRFHAGYPLRSSLGTPLGALCLYHDQPRAFSDEDMQQLSDLAFIVQTVLHKVEMQAREAIAREKLYQSDYISQQIFSRAAIGLALIAPNKRPLKFNHAFCDMLGYDEETLLTLPVDKVVHPEDLPRLISDHDLLMDSNLLESTLQRRYIRADGSELWAQVSISVLYNPDGGKFGLLLALTDLSDQKASEQALRGLSQELEHRVEQRTAELRQSHQFIQDITDHIPAMISCINPNNVLVFANRHLRKLIGHEHTLYQRDIHEILRPQELALFLPRLEESRQKRHSASFEHVLDMPDGQLITFHTELVPADSPELGTYILSTDITHLTVLRDQLTFEANHDHLTGLPNRRAVISYLNRLAGKKRRGALALLFFDINNFKHYNDRFGHDFGDRVIKTFARLLRQNTRSYDFIGRLSGDEFLMVINEQRNLASEIRAITQKLKAKIEKPITIRQQTITLSASVGRAILPQGAPLNANELIRQADTAMYQAKRRAISPS, encoded by the coding sequence ATGACTTCCCCATGCCATCGTTGTAGCGAAGAACAGCAAGACATCCTCGCGCGCATGCTGAATATCTTTGACACGCAGCCCGCCGAAGAGCTCCCTCGTCTGACGCGGATCACCCGCACCTTTTTTCAGGTAAAGAGCGTGGTGATTTCACTGGTGAACAATGAACGACAATGGTTTTTGTCTAAAGCCAACTTTCCCCTTCAGGAACCGTCCATCGAGTTTTCCTTCTGCGTGCATACGGTGAGCGCCAACGCGCCGCTGATCATCCCCGATACCCTGCTGGACGAGCGCTTCGCAACAAACCCGATGGTCACCGGCGATGATCCGATTCGTTTTCACGCCGGTTACCCGCTGCGTTCTTCGCTCGGCACGCCGCTCGGCGCGTTGTGCCTGTATCACGATCAGCCGCGCGCCTTCAGCGATGAAGACATGCAGCAACTCAGCGACCTGGCATTTATCGTACAAACCGTGCTGCATAAAGTAGAGATGCAGGCGCGCGAAGCGATCGCCCGGGAAAAGCTGTATCAGTCGGATTACATCAGTCAGCAGATTTTTTCCCGCGCCGCCATCGGCCTGGCTCTGATAGCCCCAAACAAACGGCCGCTAAAATTCAATCACGCCTTCTGCGACATGCTCGGCTACGACGAGGAAACGCTACTGACGCTACCGGTGGACAAAGTGGTGCACCCGGAAGACCTGCCCAGACTGATCAGCGATCACGACCTGCTGATGGACAGTAATTTGCTGGAGAGCACCCTGCAGCGGCGCTATATCCGCGCCGACGGCAGCGAATTGTGGGCGCAGGTTTCCATTTCGGTGCTCTACAATCCGGATGGCGGTAAATTCGGCCTGTTGCTGGCGCTGACCGACCTCAGCGACCAAAAAGCGTCCGAGCAGGCATTGCGCGGCCTGAGTCAGGAACTGGAGCACCGGGTGGAACAACGCACCGCCGAGCTGCGCCAGAGCCACCAGTTTATTCAGGACATCACCGATCATATTCCGGCGATGATCTCCTGCATCAATCCGAACAACGTACTGGTTTTCGCCAACCGCCACCTGCGGAAATTAATAGGCCACGAACATACCCTGTACCAGCGCGATATCCACGAGATTCTTCGCCCACAGGAGCTGGCGCTGTTCCTGCCGCGTCTGGAGGAGTCACGCCAGAAACGGCACTCCGCGTCGTTTGAACACGTGCTGGATATGCCCGACGGTCAGCTCATCACCTTTCATACCGAACTGGTGCCTGCCGACTCGCCGGAGCTGGGCACCTATATTCTTTCTACCGATATCACCCACCTTACGGTATTGCGCGACCAGTTGACGTTCGAAGCCAATCACGATCATCTGACCGGTCTGCCTAACCGGCGTGCGGTCATCAGCTACCTGAACCGGCTGGCGGGGAAAAAACGGCGCGGCGCGCTGGCGCTGCTGTTTTTTGATATCAACAACTTCAAACACTATAACGACCGGTTCGGGCACGACTTTGGCGATCGGGTCATCAAAACCTTCGCCCGCTTGCTACGCCAGAATACCCGCTCCTACGATTTCATCGGCCGTTTGTCGGGCGACGAATTCCTGATGGTAATTAATGAGCAGCGCAATCTGGCCAGTGAAATCCGCGCCATTACCCAAAAACTGAAAGCGAAGATCGAAAAACCGATCACCATTCGCCAGCAGACCATCACGCTATCCGCCAGCGTGGGACGCGCGATTTTGCCTCAGGGCGCGCCGCTTAACGCCAACGAGCTGATCCGCCAGGCGGACACCGCCATGTACCAGGCCAAACGTCGCGCTATCTCCCCATCCTGA
- a CDS encoding methyl-accepting chemotaxis protein: MFRNIKIVTGLFSLLLALSVLQLVSYGFFFDAMKNDRNNFVVAQTLRKQSGELNASWIALIQTRNTMNRAIARMIMETNNIPSAGKSADLIDVANQSLADADKHFAAYSQIPPLPVQDTALAKNIDENYQALRSVLQQIVELIKTQDVKTIQALPTQKMQDAFQKSFDAYFRQNDALNDSAVSDSGQNYHYSIIVIAVCVLILFFATTSAWVYIRRVLLQPLNRVITHLHHISTGDLTQSLHIHTKNEIGQLADSVRHMQHSLTDTVDKVRVSAHEIYRGASEIAGGNSDLSSRTEQQSASLVQTAASMEQLTATVKQNADNAHHASQLARDASDTAHKGLQVVDNVVSTMGQISGSSQKISDITGLIDSIAFQTNILALNAAVEAARAGEQGRGFAVVAGEVRNLAQRSADAAREIKELIEDSVSRVREGSVLVGSAGETMGDLVKAVTRVTDIMGEISSASEEQSRGIDQISQAVSEMDRVTQQNAVLVEQSANAAMSLEEQSDHLNRAVSLFRLHTTASPSPARTAPAAITPVAPPQLPAGRSVATAGAYNTASHWETF, encoded by the coding sequence ATGTTCAGGAATATAAAAATTGTCACCGGGCTATTTTCATTACTGCTGGCGTTAAGTGTGTTGCAATTGGTCAGTTATGGTTTTTTCTTCGACGCCATGAAAAATGACAGGAACAACTTTGTGGTCGCGCAAACGCTGCGCAAACAAAGTGGGGAACTGAACGCCTCCTGGATTGCGCTGATCCAGACGCGTAACACCATGAACCGCGCCATCGCCCGGATGATCATGGAAACCAACAATATTCCCAGCGCCGGAAAATCCGCCGATCTGATTGATGTCGCCAACCAGTCGCTGGCAGACGCGGATAAACATTTCGCCGCTTACAGCCAGATTCCGCCTCTGCCGGTACAGGACACCGCGCTGGCGAAAAACATTGACGAGAATTACCAGGCATTACGCAGCGTGCTGCAACAGATCGTCGAGCTGATAAAAACACAGGATGTCAAAACGATTCAGGCCCTGCCGACGCAGAAAATGCAGGACGCATTCCAAAAATCCTTCGACGCCTATTTCCGTCAGAATGATGCGCTGAATGACAGCGCGGTCAGCGACAGCGGTCAGAATTACCATTACAGTATTATCGTGATCGCCGTGTGTGTGTTGATCCTGTTTTTCGCCACCACCAGCGCCTGGGTATATATTCGTCGGGTTCTGCTGCAACCGTTAAATCGGGTTATTACCCATTTGCACCATATTTCTACTGGCGACCTGACGCAATCCCTGCATATCCACACGAAAAACGAAATCGGCCAGTTGGCGGACAGCGTTCGCCACATGCAGCACTCGCTGACCGATACCGTGGATAAAGTGCGGGTGAGCGCGCACGAAATTTATCGCGGCGCCAGCGAAATCGCCGGCGGCAACAGCGATCTCTCCTCCCGTACCGAGCAACAGTCCGCCTCGCTGGTGCAAACCGCCGCCAGCATGGAACAGTTGACCGCTACCGTAAAACAGAACGCCGACAACGCCCACCACGCTTCCCAACTGGCGCGCGACGCGTCGGATACCGCCCACAAGGGGCTGCAGGTGGTCGATAACGTGGTCAGCACCATGGGGCAAATCAGCGGCAGTTCGCAGAAAATCAGCGACATTACCGGGCTTATCGACAGCATCGCCTTCCAGACCAATATCCTGGCGCTGAATGCGGCAGTGGAAGCGGCGCGCGCCGGCGAACAGGGACGCGGTTTTGCGGTGGTGGCCGGCGAAGTGCGCAATCTGGCCCAGCGCAGCGCCGACGCCGCCCGTGAAATCAAGGAACTGATTGAAGATTCGGTCAGCCGGGTGCGCGAAGGGTCGGTACTGGTGGGGTCCGCTGGGGAAACCATGGGCGATTTGGTGAAAGCCGTTACCCGCGTTACCGACATCATGGGCGAAATATCCTCCGCATCGGAAGAACAAAGCCGCGGTATCGATCAGATAAGCCAGGCCGTCAGCGAGATGGATCGCGTGACACAGCAGAACGCGGTGCTGGTAGAACAGTCCGCCAATGCAGCGATGTCGCTGGAAGAACAGAGCGACCATCTCAACCGCGCGGTGTCGCTGTTCCGGCTCCATACCACCGCATCGCCTTCACCGGCCAGAACCGCACCGGCCGCCATCACGCCAGTAGCACCTCCGCAGTTACCCGCCGGCCGCAGCGTAGCGACCGCCGGCGCCTACAACACCGCCAGTCACTGGGAAACGTTCTGA